A window from gamma proteobacterium SS-5 encodes these proteins:
- a CDS encoding GxxExxY protein produces the protein MDENLLTDQIIGAAIEVHKSLGPGLLESSYQQCLAREFDLRQIAYQREKPLQVSYKGILIEQAYRSDFVVGERVIVEIKAVDCIEPVHRAQVLTYLKWSTLKLGLLLNFNVRLMKSGIHRIVNKL, from the coding sequence ATGGATGAAAACCTTCTGACAGATCAGATCATCGGCGCGGCTATAGAAGTACACAAAAGCCTTGGGCCAGGGCTGCTGGAATCCAGTTACCAGCAGTGCCTGGCCCGAGAATTTGATCTGCGGCAGATTGCCTATCAGAGGGAAAAGCCTCTACAGGTCAGCTATAAGGGCATTCTGATCGAACAAGCCTACCGATCAGATTTTGTCGTAGGTGAACGGGTCATTGTCGAAATCAAGGCTGTCGATTGCATCGAACCGGTACATCGTGCCCAAGTGCTGACCTACTTGAAATGGTCGACTCTGAAGCTCGGTCTGCTACTGAATTTCAATGTACGGCTGATGAAATCGGGCATTCACCGCATTGTGAATAAACTCTAA
- the djlA gene encoding co-chaperone DjlA, with the protein MAWWGKLVGSAFGLLVAGPLGALLGAALGHRFDKGLAHLGQEPELLEGDKERVQMAFFTATFSVMGAVAKSDGHVTREEIALAESVIRDMELNPSQREIAIRLFNEGKSADFPLDEVIEQLRRECRRRKNLLRMFIEIQLQGAYADGALHPAEEALLLRLCRQLGLSELSFRLLRQRMEAERRFSGSTGRGQRARSGPRLEAAYQLLGLTRQASEAEIKRAYRRLMSQHHPDKLVSKGLPEEMIKVAEQKTIEIKQAYEQIKAARGLG; encoded by the coding sequence ATGGCGTGGTGGGGAAAACTGGTGGGCAGTGCCTTTGGGCTGCTGGTGGCCGGGCCGTTGGGGGCCTTGCTGGGCGCGGCTTTGGGGCATCGCTTTGACAAGGGGCTGGCCCATCTGGGGCAGGAGCCGGAATTGCTGGAGGGCGACAAGGAGCGGGTGCAGATGGCCTTCTTCACCGCCACCTTCTCGGTGATGGGCGCGGTGGCCAAGTCCGATGGCCATGTCACCCGCGAGGAGATCGCCCTGGCCGAGTCGGTGATCCGCGACATGGAGCTGAACCCCAGCCAGCGCGAGATCGCCATCCGCCTGTTCAATGAGGGCAAATCGGCCGACTTCCCCCTCGACGAGGTGATCGAGCAGCTGCGCCGGGAATGTCGGCGGCGCAAGAACCTGCTGCGCATGTTTATCGAGATCCAGCTGCAAGGGGCCTATGCCGATGGTGCCCTGCATCCCGCCGAGGAGGCCCTGCTGCTACGCCTGTGCCGCCAGCTGGGCCTGTCTGAGCTGAGCTTTCGCCTGCTGCGCCAGCGCATGGAGGCGGAGCGCCGCTTCAGTGGCAGCACGGGGCGCGGCCAGCGGGCGCGCTCGGGGCCACGGCTGGAGGCGGCCTACCAGCTGCTGGGCCTGACCCGCCAGGCCAGCGAGGCCGAGATCAAACGCGCCTACCGCCGCCTGATGAGCCAGCACCACCCGGACAAGCTGGTCTCCAAGGGCCTGCCCGAGGAGATGATCAAGGTGGCCGAGCAGAAGACCATAGAGATCAAGCAGGCCTATGAGCAGATCAAGGCGGCAAGGGGCCTAGGCTGA
- a CDS encoding tRNA 2-thiocytidine biosynthesis protein TtcA: protein MIREGDRILLGVSGGKDSLSLLQVLRHLQGYAPVRFELGVLTVDPEVEGFDPQALKDYYDGLGLSWHYERQPILEQARRHMDGDSFCSYCSRMKRGIMYNCCRQQGYNVLALAQHLDDLAESFLMSAFHGGQLRTMKAHYRNQDGDIRIIRPLVYVRETQTAAFAQAAGLPVIADSCPACFSAPTQREHMKRLLAAEERRNRQLFASLRQAMRGLMMEPGQEDLLRPD, encoded by the coding sequence ATGATCCGCGAAGGCGACCGCATCCTGCTCGGCGTGTCCGGCGGCAAGGACTCCCTAAGCCTGTTGCAGGTGCTCCGGCATCTACAGGGCTATGCCCCGGTGCGTTTCGAGCTGGGGGTACTCACCGTGGACCCCGAGGTGGAGGGCTTTGACCCCCAGGCCCTGAAGGACTACTACGACGGGCTGGGCCTGAGCTGGCACTACGAGCGGCAGCCGATCCTGGAACAGGCGCGGCGACACATGGACGGTGACTCCTTCTGCTCCTACTGCTCGCGCATGAAGCGCGGCATCATGTACAACTGCTGCCGCCAGCAGGGCTACAACGTGCTGGCCCTGGCCCAGCACCTGGACGACCTGGCGGAGAGCTTTCTCATGTCGGCCTTCCACGGTGGCCAGCTGCGCACCATGAAGGCCCACTACCGCAATCAGGACGGCGATATCCGCATCATCCGCCCCCTGGTCTATGTGCGCGAGACCCAGACCGCCGCCTTCGCCCAGGCCGCCGGGCTGCCGGTGATCGCCGACTCCTGCCCGGCCTGCTTCAGCGCCCCCACCCAGCGCGAACACATGAAGCGGCTACTGGCGGCAGAGGAGAGGCGCAACAGGCAGCTGTTCGCCAGCCTGCGCCAGGCCATGCGGGGGCTGATGATGGAACCGGGGCAAGAGGATTTGCTGCGCCCGGACTAG
- a CDS encoding phosphoglycolate phosphatase yields the protein MTFNKPEMILIDVDGTLVDSVPDLAFCVDELMRHLGRAPHGEALVRNWVGNGVERLCRRALIGQLDGEPSEADFARAYPVFLELYAENTCKRSCLYPGVREGLDYLKAAGYKLGCVTNKAAQFTLPLLRELGVHDDFQIIVAGDSLAQKKPDPAPLLHAAATLGAAPERSLMVGDSQSDVKAARAAGFQIICMSYGYNHGEDIRNYHPDAVIDSLTELHGLLESS from the coding sequence ATGACCTTCAACAAACCTGAGATGATCCTCATTGATGTGGACGGCACCCTGGTGGACTCGGTGCCCGACCTGGCCTTTTGCGTCGATGAGTTGATGCGCCACCTGGGCCGTGCGCCCCATGGCGAGGCGCTGGTGCGCAACTGGGTGGGCAATGGCGTCGAGCGATTGTGTCGGCGGGCGCTGATTGGCCAACTCGATGGCGAACCCAGTGAGGCGGACTTTGCCCGCGCCTACCCGGTATTTCTTGAGCTTTACGCGGAGAACACCTGCAAGCGTTCGTGCCTCTACCCTGGGGTGCGCGAGGGCCTGGATTATCTGAAGGCCGCCGGTTACAAGCTCGGCTGCGTCACCAACAAGGCGGCCCAGTTCACCCTGCCGCTGCTGCGCGAGCTGGGGGTGCATGATGACTTTCAGATCATCGTCGCCGGTGACAGCCTGGCGCAGAAAAAGCCCGACCCGGCACCCCTGCTGCACGCTGCTGCCACCCTGGGTGCCGCCCCCGAACGCTCGCTGATGGTGGGTGACTCGCAAAGCGACGTCAAGGCCGCCCGCGCCGCCGGTTTCCAGATCATCTGCATGAGCTACGGCTACAACCACGGCGAAGACATCCGCAACTACCACCCAGACGCCGTCATCGACAGCCTGACCGAGCTGCATGGCCTGCTGGAATCGAGCTAA
- a CDS encoding chemotaxis protein CheW, whose amino-acid sequence MKSQTEEQIIRSVLIPLSDMRLLLPNALVAEVFGYVQPDPIDNSPDWLLGSVAWRGVGLPLVSFEALVGGNMAPPGIKGRIIVLYGLGRQVEQAPYVGILSTDVPRLFRASEDSLQSAPQQPSQVGISLWAQSEEGLLAIPDLDYLNQCLAESLPPKPTRPKAKQGT is encoded by the coding sequence ATGAAGAGCCAGACCGAAGAGCAGATCATCCGCTCGGTGCTCATCCCCCTGAGCGACATGCGCCTGCTGCTGCCCAATGCCCTGGTGGCCGAGGTATTCGGCTATGTCCAGCCGGACCCCATAGACAACAGCCCGGACTGGCTGCTGGGCAGCGTCGCCTGGCGCGGGGTCGGGCTGCCGCTGGTGTCCTTCGAGGCCCTGGTGGGTGGCAACATGGCCCCGCCCGGCATCAAGGGGCGCATCATAGTGCTCTATGGTCTGGGTCGGCAGGTGGAGCAGGCACCCTATGTCGGCATCCTCTCCACCGATGTGCCGCGCCTGTTTCGCGCCTCCGAAGACAGCCTGCAATCGGCCCCGCAGCAGCCAAGCCAAGTCGGTATCAGCCTCTGGGCGCAGAGCGAGGAGGGCCTGCTGGCGATACCCGACCTGGATTACCTGAACCAGTGCCTGGCAGAATCTTTGCCCCCCAAGCCGACGCGGCCTAAAGCCAAACAGGGAACATAG
- a CDS encoding cobalamin-binding protein gives MVRAIGGGGRRWRLCWLLAAIGWLLVEPTLAAPQRWISLSPHITELVFAAGAGDWLVGVAEHSDYPPAARAIPRVGGHGGLDYERILALRPDLVLAWPSGTGSRVMERLRALGLKLETSEPHSLSAIADDLERIGQLGPDPAIARQRAEQLRQRIIRLQRRHHLLRPVRVFYQIWDRPLMSINGEHILNQAIELCGGLNPFAELTTLTPHLSREAVLLSQPELVLLPVAEELAQRWQADWQRLPASADWQFAQLAPDLLQRPTPRMLDGVEQLCRALERVR, from the coding sequence ATGGTAAGGGCCATCGGGGGAGGCGGCCGCCGCTGGCGGCTTTGCTGGCTGCTGGCCGCAATCGGCTGGCTGCTGGTCGAGCCGACCCTGGCCGCGCCCCAGCGCTGGATCAGCCTGTCGCCGCACATCACCGAGCTGGTGTTTGCCGCCGGGGCCGGGGATTGGCTGGTGGGCGTGGCCGAGCACAGCGACTACCCGCCCGCCGCCCGCGCCATCCCCAGGGTGGGCGGCCACGGCGGCCTGGACTATGAGCGCATCCTCGCCCTGCGCCCCGACCTGGTGCTGGCCTGGCCCAGCGGCACCGGCAGCCGGGTGATGGAAAGGCTTAGAGCGCTGGGACTGAAGCTGGAGACCTCGGAGCCCCATAGCCTGAGCGCCATCGCCGATGACCTGGAGCGCATCGGCCAGCTCGGCCCGGACCCCGCCATCGCCCGCCAACGGGCAGAGCAACTGCGGCAGCGGATCATCCGCCTGCAACGCAGACACCACCTGCTGCGGCCGGTGCGGGTGTTCTATCAGATCTGGGATCGACCCCTGATGAGCATCAATGGCGAGCATATTCTGAACCAGGCAATTGAACTCTGCGGCGGCCTGAACCCCTTTGCCGAGCTGACCACCCTGACCCCGCATCTGTCACGGGAGGCGGTACTGCTGAGCCAGCCGGAGCTGGTACTGCTGCCTGTGGCCGAGGAACTGGCGCAACGCTGGCAGGCCGACTGGCAGCGCCTGCCCGCCAGCGCTGATTGGCAGTTCGCCCAGCTCGCCCCGGACCTGTTGCAGCGCCCCACCCCGCGCATGCTCGACGGGGTGGAACAGCTGTGCCGGGCGCTGGAGCGGGTGCGTTAG
- the rpe gene encoding ribulose-phosphate 3-epimerase, whose product MARQPDKLAPSILSADFAKLGEEVDLVLASGAEIVHFDVMDNHYVPNLTIGPLVCEALRKHGVSAEIDVHMMVKPVDRIIPDFAKAGASYITFHPEASEHIDRSLSLVREQGCKSGLVFNPATPLSYLDYVLDKVDMILLMSVNPGFGGQSFIPATLDKLRACRKLIDDSGFDIRLEIDGGVKVDNIAEIKAAGADTFVAGSGIFGFPGENDPNRYDSIVAKMKAELAKV is encoded by the coding sequence ATGGCCCGTCAGCCCGATAAACTCGCCCCTTCCATCCTCTCTGCCGACTTCGCCAAGCTGGGCGAAGAGGTGGACCTGGTGCTCGCCTCCGGCGCCGAGATCGTCCACTTCGACGTCATGGACAACCACTATGTGCCCAACCTGACCATAGGCCCGCTGGTGTGCGAGGCCCTGCGCAAGCACGGCGTCAGCGCCGAGATCGACGTGCACATGATGGTCAAGCCGGTGGATCGCATCATCCCCGACTTCGCCAAGGCCGGTGCCAGCTACATCACCTTCCACCCGGAGGCCTCTGAGCACATCGACCGATCCCTGTCCCTGGTGCGCGAGCAGGGCTGCAAGTCCGGCCTGGTGTTCAACCCGGCCACGCCCCTGAGCTACCTCGACTATGTGCTGGATAAAGTCGATATGATCCTGCTGATGTCGGTCAACCCTGGCTTCGGCGGCCAGAGTTTCATCCCGGCCACCCTGGACAAGCTGCGCGCCTGCCGCAAGCTGATCGATGACTCAGGCTTTGACATTCGCCTGGAGATCGACGGCGGCGTCAAGGTCGATAACATCGCCGAGATCAAGGCCGCCGGTGCCGACACCTTCGTCGCCGGCTCGGGCATCTTCGGCTTCCCCGGCGAAAACGACCCCAACCGCTACGACAGCATTGTCGCCAAGATGAAAGCGGAACTGGCTAAAGTATAG
- a CDS encoding NapC/NirT family cytochrome c, with the protein MKFLLSAKFIFAVAIFVFGMVSLAGVNGFFAVTNQMEFCTSCHSMKVNLEEYQETAHFKSASGVQATCADCHVPKAFFPKVKAKLLAAKDVYHEIMGTVDTSEKYEAHRWDMANAVWDRMKANDSRECRSCHAFENMDLSAQGRSARRKHPRGMEAGETCIDCHKGVAHYMPYEPEPEPEPAATDGSKG; encoded by the coding sequence ATGAAGTTTCTCCTATCCGCCAAGTTCATCTTTGCCGTGGCCATCTTTGTCTTCGGCATGGTCTCCCTGGCCGGGGTGAACGGCTTTTTCGCCGTCACCAACCAGATGGAATTCTGCACCTCCTGTCACTCGATGAAGGTGAATCTGGAGGAATATCAGGAAACCGCCCATTTCAAGAGCGCCTCCGGCGTGCAGGCCACCTGTGCCGATTGCCATGTACCCAAGGCCTTCTTCCCCAAGGTCAAGGCCAAGCTGCTGGCGGCCAAGGATGTCTATCATGAAATCATGGGCACGGTGGATACCTCCGAGAAATACGAGGCGCACCGCTGGGACATGGCCAATGCCGTCTGGGACCGGATGAAGGCCAACGACTCCCGCGAGTGCCGCAGCTGCCACGCCTTCGAGAACATGGACCTGAGCGCCCAGGGGCGCTCCGCCCGGCGCAAGCACCCCAGGGGCATGGAGGCGGGCGAGACCTGTATCGATTGCCACAAGGGCGTGGCCCACTACATGCCCTACGAGCCGGAACCCGAGCCGGAGCCTGCGGCAACGGATGGCAGCAAGGGCTGA
- a CDS encoding protein kinase: MPHDSTYPQIPGYRIEALIAEGGMARVYRALQESLQRPVALKLMQAAADPSDNRRFLEEARTVAALRHPGIVTVFDIGSAGDQHFISMELVEGGDLESRIGKGMAEDQALRIVRQLAEALGHVHAQGVVHRDIKPANILFRDDNGPLLSDFGIAKQLKLDLKLTQADLALGSPYYLSPEQAQGKKIDGRSDIYSLGIVLYEMLSGKLPFRGKEAMDTILMHLNQPLPPLKKSLAHLQPLLERMTAKQPRQRYANAAQLLQALDELARQPPKQGPARPEPAAKKARVPKPSAPPQGPQPPRNAQIPGQSLRPWLIGGLLLGLFLLFDGPDWVLRQGGLIGPSAPRQADGLAIRWRDQEQAQLRQLLQAGRQALAEDRLSLPAGNSARDHFRQALQLRPGHPEALAGLAAIAQRYLQLAQQARQRGQQEQATRYIQRGLALQPDHPELRGLALEMRQ, from the coding sequence ATGCCCCACGACAGTACCTACCCGCAGATACCCGGCTACCGCATTGAGGCCTTGATTGCCGAGGGCGGCATGGCGCGGGTGTATCGCGCCCTGCAGGAGTCCCTGCAGCGGCCGGTGGCGCTGAAGTTGATGCAGGCCGCAGCGGACCCCAGCGACAACCGCCGTTTTCTTGAAGAGGCCCGCACCGTGGCCGCCCTGCGCCACCCCGGCATTGTCACCGTGTTTGACATCGGCAGCGCCGGGGATCAGCACTTCATCTCCATGGAGCTGGTGGAGGGGGGTGATCTGGAATCGCGCATCGGCAAGGGCATGGCCGAGGATCAGGCGCTGCGGATCGTCCGCCAGCTGGCCGAGGCCCTGGGCCATGTCCATGCCCAGGGCGTGGTGCATCGCGACATCAAGCCCGCCAACATCCTGTTTCGCGACGACAACGGCCCATTGCTCAGCGATTTCGGCATCGCCAAGCAGCTTAAGCTGGACCTCAAACTGACCCAGGCCGATCTGGCCCTGGGCAGCCCCTATTATCTCAGCCCGGAGCAGGCCCAGGGCAAGAAGATCGATGGCCGCAGTGATATCTATAGCCTGGGCATAGTCCTGTACGAGATGCTCAGCGGCAAGCTGCCCTTCCGGGGCAAAGAGGCGATGGACACCATCCTCATGCACCTCAACCAACCGCTGCCGCCGCTGAAGAAATCCCTGGCCCACCTGCAGCCCCTGCTGGAGCGGATGACCGCCAAGCAGCCCAGGCAGCGCTATGCCAACGCGGCCCAGCTGCTACAGGCCCTGGATGAACTGGCCCGCCAACCGCCCAAGCAGGGGCCAGCCAGGCCCGAACCAGCGGCCAAAAAGGCCCGCGTGCCCAAGCCCAGTGCCCCGCCGCAGGGGCCGCAGCCACCCCGCAACGCCCAGATCCCAGGCCAATCCCTGCGCCCCTGGTTGATCGGCGGCCTGCTGCTGGGTCTGTTTCTGCTATTCGATGGACCGGACTGGGTATTGCGCCAAGGCGGCCTGATCGGCCCCAGCGCACCCCGGCAGGCCGATGGGCTGGCCATTCGCTGGCGTGATCAGGAACAGGCGCAGCTGCGCCAGCTGTTGCAGGCCGGCCGCCAGGCCCTGGCCGAGGACCGCCTGAGCCTGCCTGCGGGCAACAGCGCGCGCGACCACTTTCGGCAGGCCCTGCAACTGCGCCCCGGCCACCCCGAGGCCCTGGCCGGGCTTGCGGCCATCGCCCAACGCTACCTGCAGCTGGCGCAGCAGGCCCGTCAGAGAGGCCAACAGGAGCAGGCCACCCGCTACATCCAACGCGGCCTGGCCCTGCAACCAGACCACCCAGAACTACGCGGGCTGGCACTTGAGATGCGGCAATAA
- a CDS encoding DUF3530 family protein: MIQAPRFLLLCLFCCGPALLTAADLAREQRISADIERYLSFGQALRLKAGQWEFLALHEEADSQEIKGGVILLHDWNGHADRLGVIQHLRIGLTRHGWETLSLQLPLASEGAPQFERQGLITQALPRIQAAGDYYAKRNIKQTVLIGHGLGARMALAALAGNQPASARGLVLIGMALDEADQAGKEQLRKIQLPLLDLMGQRDSPAVLASKRLRRKTARYGGNRNYRQVSIIGADHEFYNREQMLLLRIVGWLNRHLKPDEPGSYKGIGP; the protein is encoded by the coding sequence TTGATCCAAGCCCCCAGATTCCTGCTGCTTTGTCTGTTCTGCTGCGGCCCGGCCCTGCTGACGGCGGCGGACCTGGCCCGGGAACAGCGTATCAGCGCGGACATAGAGCGCTACCTGAGCTTTGGCCAGGCGCTGCGCCTCAAGGCCGGTCAGTGGGAGTTTCTGGCCCTGCACGAGGAGGCCGACAGCCAGGAAATCAAGGGTGGGGTGATCCTGCTGCACGACTGGAACGGCCATGCCGACCGCCTGGGGGTGATCCAGCACCTGCGCATCGGCCTGACCCGGCACGGCTGGGAGACCCTCTCCCTGCAACTGCCCCTGGCCAGCGAGGGTGCCCCGCAATTCGAGCGCCAGGGGCTGATCACCCAGGCCCTGCCGCGCATCCAGGCGGCAGGCGATTATTACGCCAAGCGTAATATCAAGCAGACGGTGCTGATCGGCCACGGCCTGGGGGCGCGCATGGCCCTGGCCGCCCTGGCCGGCAATCAACCGGCCAGCGCCCGTGGCCTGGTGCTGATCGGCATGGCCCTGGATGAGGCGGATCAGGCCGGCAAGGAGCAGCTGCGCAAGATCCAGCTACCCCTGCTCGACCTGATGGGCCAGCGCGACAGCCCGGCGGTACTGGCCAGCAAGCGGCTGCGACGCAAGACGGCGCGCTACGGCGGCAACCGTAACTATCGGCAGGTGAGCATCATAGGTGCCGATCATGAGTTCTACAATCGGGAGCAGATGCTGCTGCTGCGCATTGTCGGCTGGTTGAATCGCCACCTAAAGCCGGATGAGCCGGGCAGCTACAAGGGTATAGGGCCCTGA
- the btuB gene encoding TonB-dependent vitamin B12 receptor: MKTPLLGLAACCALPLLAVAETDEVIITASRLAETADASLASVSVIDRTEIERRQAQSLPDLLAGLAGVGLANQGGRGKLSSLFVRGTESNHLLVLIDGVKVGSASSGTSAIELLPLAQIERIELVRGPRSGLYGSEAIGGVLQIFTRSGAAPSGPSLGLTLGSDNHRKADIQLAGGDQRAWYSLGLSGEASDGFNACTGDPLSFAGCATLEPDDDGFDSLSGHLSGGWRLANGAELRLNWLRAEGESEFDGSYQNRSEYRQEVLGGQLDLPLNGRWRMEFRAGRSIDEGDFFKEQTPRGRFRTTRDSLSWLNHVQLNGQQQLSLGLDYQRDQLASDTAYSRNTRDNRGGFGQYLGQFGRHSLQLALRRDDNQQFGQQDSGSLAWGYDLTDGLRLTTAYGSAFVAPSFNDLYWPADPVWGGGGNPDLGPETARSLELGLSGELARGDWSINLYRTRIEDLIAYDFASGGMVNLSQARISGVELSLRQQLADWRLAGNLTLQDPEDRSGGPNQGNQLNRRARQMLSVDLDRDLGRYSLGASLHAEGRRYDDLANSRELDGYGRVDLRAGYRFSRRLRLQARLENLLDADYETASFYNQPGRSLLLSLSYRPEW, from the coding sequence ATGAAAACCCCTCTGCTTGGGCTGGCCGCCTGCTGCGCCCTGCCCCTGCTCGCCGTTGCCGAGACCGACGAGGTCATCATCACCGCCTCACGCCTGGCCGAGACCGCCGATGCCAGCCTGGCCTCGGTCAGCGTCATCGACCGCACCGAGATCGAGCGCCGTCAGGCCCAGTCTCTGCCGGACCTGCTCGCCGGCCTGGCCGGGGTCGGCCTGGCCAATCAGGGCGGGCGCGGCAAGCTCTCCTCGCTGTTTGTGCGCGGCACCGAGTCGAATCACCTGCTGGTGCTGATCGACGGGGTCAAGGTCGGCAGCGCCAGCTCCGGCACCAGCGCCATCGAGCTGTTGCCGCTGGCGCAGATCGAGCGCATCGAGCTGGTGCGCGGGCCGCGCTCTGGCCTGTACGGCTCCGAGGCCATCGGCGGGGTGCTGCAGATCTTCACCCGCAGCGGCGCGGCCCCAAGCGGCCCCAGCCTGGGCCTGACCCTGGGCAGCGACAACCACCGCAAGGCCGATATCCAACTGGCCGGCGGCGACCAGCGGGCCTGGTACAGCCTGGGCCTGAGCGGCGAGGCCAGCGACGGCTTCAACGCCTGCACCGGCGACCCCCTGAGCTTTGCCGGTTGCGCCACCCTGGAGCCGGATGACGATGGCTTCGACAGCCTGTCCGGCCACCTGAGCGGCGGCTGGAGGCTCGCCAACGGGGCCGAGCTGCGCCTGAACTGGCTGCGCGCCGAGGGCGAGAGTGAATTCGACGGCAGCTATCAGAACCGCTCCGAGTATCGCCAGGAGGTGTTGGGCGGCCAGCTGGACCTGCCCCTGAACGGGCGCTGGCGCATGGAGTTCCGGGCCGGGCGCAGCATCGATGAGGGCGACTTCTTTAAGGAGCAGACCCCAAGGGGCCGCTTCCGAACCACCCGCGACAGCCTCTCCTGGCTGAATCATGTGCAGCTGAACGGGCAGCAACAGCTCAGCCTGGGGCTGGATTACCAGCGCGACCAACTGGCCAGTGATACCGCCTACAGCCGCAATACGCGGGACAACCGGGGCGGGTTTGGCCAGTATCTGGGGCAATTCGGCCGCCATAGCCTGCAACTGGCCCTGCGCCGGGACGACAACCAGCAGTTCGGCCAGCAAGACAGCGGCAGCCTGGCCTGGGGCTACGACCTGACCGATGGGCTGAGGCTGACAACCGCCTACGGCAGCGCCTTTGTCGCCCCCAGCTTCAACGACCTGTACTGGCCGGCCGACCCGGTCTGGGGCGGTGGCGGCAACCCCGATCTGGGCCCGGAGACCGCCCGCTCCCTGGAGCTGGGCCTGAGCGGTGAGCTGGCCAGGGGCGATTGGTCGATCAACCTCTACCGGACCCGGATCGAGGATCTGATTGCCTACGATTTTGCCAGCGGCGGCATGGTCAATCTGTCCCAGGCCCGCATCAGCGGGGTTGAGCTGAGCCTGCGCCAGCAACTGGCCGACTGGCGGCTGGCGGGCAACCTGACCTTGCAGGACCCGGAGGACAGGTCCGGCGGGCCCAACCAGGGCAATCAGCTCAATCGCCGCGCCCGCCAAATGCTGTCTGTCGATCTGGATCGGGACCTGGGCCGCTATAGCCTGGGTGCCAGCCTCCATGCCGAGGGCCGTCGCTATGATGACCTGGCCAACAGCCGCGAACTGGACGGCTACGGCCGGGTCGATCTGCGCGCCGGTTACCGCTTCAGCCGACGCCTGCGCTTGCAGGCCCGGCTGGAAAACCTGCTGGATGCCGATTATGAAACCGCCAGCTTCTACAACCAGCCCGGCCGCAGCCTGCTGCTCAGTCTAAGCTACCGACCGGAATGGTAA
- a CDS encoding pentapeptide repeat-containing protein, with product MIEIKHRHSGEVLASWAGDSLANADLRAMDLAGADLSGQDLCCAQLQNVDLEGADLRGANLGRANLMNAYLARADLTRADLTSARLGHDHRAKAANLAGADLTGANLGRADLRKVDLRNCNLQGADLSHADLRDADLQGSNMHGCRAVFALFIRANMQEVQLEQADLRNSHLNSADLHQANLRHSNLGSSQAEGFTVLNLANLKRADLSGANLANASAEDADFSKAKLVDVDLSHAVISGAILDRCDVSGANFDGVELATVSMDFANFSQAQNANIPSYKENLR from the coding sequence ATGATCGAAATCAAACACCGTCACAGCGGAGAAGTCCTGGCCAGTTGGGCGGGCGATAGCCTGGCCAATGCCGATCTGCGTGCCATGGACCTGGCCGGCGCGGACCTGAGCGGCCAGGATCTGTGCTGCGCCCAGCTGCAGAACGTGGACCTGGAGGGGGCCGACCTGCGCGGTGCCAATCTGGGGCGGGCCAACCTGATGAATGCCTACCTGGCGCGCGCCGATCTGACCAGGGCCGACCTGACCAGCGCCCGGCTGGGCCATGACCACCGCGCCAAGGCGGCCAACCTGGCCGGGGCCGATCTGACCGGGGCCAATCTCGGCCGTGCCGATCTGCGCAAGGTCGATCTGCGCAACTGCAACCTGCAAGGGGCCGATCTGTCCCATGCCGACCTGCGCGATGCCGATCTGCAGGGCAGCAACATGCACGGCTGCAGGGCGGTCTTTGCCCTGTTCATCCGCGCCAACATGCAGGAGGTGCAGCTGGAGCAGGCCGACCTGCGCAACAGCCACCTCAACAGCGCCGATCTGCATCAGGCCAATCTGCGCCACAGCAATCTCGGCAGCAGCCAGGCAGAGGGCTTCACCGTGCTCAACCTGGCCAACCTGAAACGGGCCGATCTGAGCGGTGCCAACCTGGCCAACGCCTCCGCCGAGGATGCCGATTTCAGCAAGGCCAAGCTGGTCGATGTGGATCTGAGCCATGCCGTGATCAGCGGTGCCATCCTCGATCGCTGCGATGTCAGCGGGGCCAATTTCGATGGCGTGGAGCTGGCCACGGTATCCATGGACTTCGCCAACTTCTCCCAGGCGCAAAACGCCAACATCCCCTCCTACAAGGAAAACCTGCGCTGA